Sequence from the Cryptococcus neoformans var. grubii H99 chromosome 3, complete sequence genome:
TGACCTCATAGATTATCGCCGCTTCGGACGTTTTGCAAGTGCGTCCACCAGTGAGAGCCATCAACGCCAACTTGGAGCACCGTTAGTAGATCGTGCACATGTGACATGGAATAGTAGCGCTCAATGTTTTGGCTATTTAACAGGGTCAGCAAATGGAAACGAGAATGGGTTGCCCCAGAGGGACTTCCAGCCGAAAGCTCTTACAAGATCTTCAAATGGGTTAGGACAGACGTCAAGGTATGAGGCTTTATAACATTGTTGGAGGATCAATCTCACACACTGCTGTTCTTCGTGAAGGCTCAATTCTCCGGTATCGATGAACCGTCAGAGGCTGCTGACTATACTCCTGCCCCTGAAGGCCAAGGCGAAGACGAGGGAGAGGTcctcgaagaggatgacgaaggcATTCAGGAAGTAGATGACGAAGGGGACAGCCCTGCGGTgatctcctcttgttcatTAGCAGTTAATTTTGAGAACTGCATCATTGTAGGCGTTTGTGAACTTGAGTACACTTCCCGGGTGCGAGGGCTATAAGATGTATTTTCATAAGAATATGATCTTGAAGCTGATCTAAGGGGCGAAAGAGAATGGGATCCGCCTTCAGCAGCTGTAACACCATGTTTCggaggaggatgttggGAAAATGCGGATGAATGTCCATCCACTCGAAGGGTAGGATGTCGGTCATCGGAGTGCAAAGGTTGTTCATGAAACGGAGCTACATATGGGGCCAAAGGGGGTGCTAGGTAAGATGATCGGCCAGAGTTGGGTCGGGGGAATCGTGTCTCACGCCCGTAGCTTGAattggaagtggaggaagaagatgggggccacgaagaaggatgatgaggatagGAGCTGGAGTTAGAAGAGTATTGAGATGTCATGTTGGGCTCTCGCCAGTTTTCTCGAGGGTACGTCTGCACCTGACTGGAATCAGGGGATGGATTGGAAAGCCTCAAATCGAAATACTGCAGGTCACTAGATAACGGCCGTGAACATCGGTCTTTATCCATTGTACGAAAGAGGCTTCAAAGCCTGATCGCAAACATGTCAGCAAGTCTCTTTCAGAAGAAAATGTAAAAGGATAATAAGACTTGCGGTAAGTGGCTGTAATTCTGAATTAATCGATGCTATGCACAAGAAGGGACGGCTCAGATAGCTTGGTTGCGATACGGCGGTGTTCGTTCCTAGCAGGTTATGTGAGCCAACATTACATCGTCGACTGCCGCGTCCCACACCCTTCTCACTCACAATTATTTGATCAAACTCAAAAaccttctccagctttCATATGCGATCAACGTTTCCTTTTACCAGGAAATTAAAAAGCGACTTCGCCAAGGCCGTGGATGGAGTTGGGATTATCGGTGGGGTTATTGCTTGTTGACTTGCCAGGTGTTGCAGACCTCCGCGACATTCGACATTAGGAGGATGGGGTCGAATACTAAGACCAGTTTTCGTTGTACTTGAGTGGATAAGAGCTATTGAGCTAAAGCCGATGGGGACCTGACAGCAAAGATGAGCATGCTAGTTACAGATTACAAATGCGATCCGTCAAggaacaaaaaaaaagtatGAGCAAGGGAGTGTTGAAGAACAGATATGACGGCGGTTCAAGACTCTTGCAGGAACCGTTGTACACAGGAGCAAAGAGATACATACCTGCGTACAGGCATATGCGGCTTGCTTGTCTCGGCCAAATCTTTCTTGTCACTGTGGAACACCTGCCTGTATAGAGTATATTGTGAATTGAAGGGAAAGGATAAAATGGTGATAAATAATATAGTCGTGAATAAACAAGACAAATCACTCTGATTGTTATCTTTTGTTGGAAATGAATCGGATGCTCGCTGAAAGCATGATCTCGATATTCTTTTCCATTGTGAATGTAAAAGTTGAATTTATGCATCTTGTGCTTGTGGCAAGTGACAGGGTTGTATACGATGAAAGGGTTACAAGCTCGAGATCGGGATGTTTGACaaatatcatcatcattgaaTGTGGGAAGACAGTGACCACCAATGCTAAACAACTTCTCAGAAGATGGGCTGGGTCAGAGTTCAGAGATCATTTGCATTGAAGTTATATGTCGAGCTTTAACGCCGAAGTGTTTCTAGTCTATGTAACTTAACACATAACAAACATATAGCTGCAGCTTTCAAGTTATCATATATATGAGTACGAGTCGGGAGCCACCAAGCACAAGGAAGGGCAGAGAGCAAGGGAATCTGGCCCATAAAACAGTTGAAAGAAAACAAACGTATACTAAGTCCTCTCGGAAAGGAAATAAACATTGAAGATGGGCGCCTGGCAATAGCGAAGATGGCTAAGGATACGCGTGGGATGAGGAAACGAAGAGGGAGCGATGAGCAACGGCATGATACGTACAAGACTAGCCCAAAACAGCAGGCCGATCGACCAGCGGCCAGACGGAAAAATTATGTGCCTAGCCCTTTTTCGGCCCTATTTTGTAGATTCTGCCTTGTCATTTTGTCATTTGTCTTTGAAGTTTGGAGATTTGCGACCTTCCCCTTGTTCCCTGAACTATTGTCCAACCAAATCTATGGAATGTGAATGGAAACTTCACTCGAGAAGGGACCAGAGCCAAAACCTTATAGGTCAGAATTGACCCCTAAGCACTTTCAACCGAACGTCCGACTCCCGATCTCCTGCTTCCGACGGGCGCCGGTAAAAGGGTTACTATTGCACAACAACTGATAACCATCACCACTCACCACCAGTCACCAAACATCACCACTTCACGCAATAGGAGTATTCACCATTTACTATATTTTTTACAATCGGCCCGTCAACCACGGAGCAACGGCCAGCCACCAGATGAGAGAGGGCTGCCGACGAATGCCTGAGCGGCAAAGTGACGGATGAAACGTCGGGCGCTTGCATACGGCATGCAATGTAGGGATAGTAGAAGTAGAATGGGTGTAATATAATAATGTACAAGGTGGCTCATGATTGATCCATGGGACACGGGAGTCAATTGAGTCATCAACAACTTTAATGAACACTAAATACAGGTCGCACCATGGGATCATGCAACATGCGAACTTCACGCCTCATTTGCTTGATgtacgaagaagaagaagggatacGAACTATGAAATATGGagtggaaaaaaaaagaaaggaaataTGTATCCCATGCCTCATGTTTGATAGCTGTCAATCGCCAATAATCTATGGGACAATCGCGAATCTTGACAATTGTCGATGATCCAGAAGAATCATGTATATGAGCAATAATGGGAATAGTTGGAGCGATAATAGCCACCACACAATTgaacgaaggaagaaagacaaGACGAACGCAGCGCTGGCCCAGATGTGCCAGGGGAGACATGGACAAAGCAATCTAGACAACTTGTATGCATGTTGCGACAACCTAGACAACATGCGACATGCATGTAACGCAATATGCGAAATTGATTGCGACCTGTAACCTGTAGTAGTTACTACTACCGCTGCGGCCACCGGCACCCCAACCACCATATATTTATCTatcatcaatcatcatcttcttacGCTGCCTTCTACTGTCCgcatttcatcatcatgttGTATTCTCGATCCAAGATCTTGCTCTCTGTCCAAGCGAGACCTTGCTGGCTCTTTACGTAGTTCCTCctatttcttcctctcaccCTCTTCTATCTTCTACGTACCTACGGTCTAGTTTACGATTATAAGCCATCATATAAAATGTAAGGCATTTGTTACTACATACTGCTAAAGGTACTACATTTTGTAGTACGTTTCAAATATGGATTTTCtagttttcttttttcgAGTGCTGCTGGAATCCAGAAGAATATGTGTGGTTAACCAACACGTCAGCACTCATTTTCTGCAAATACTTAAGTCTTAGTAGAAGTAGTTATCAGTTATTAGTTATTTAGCCCCCATCGGCATGATAATCTGTAGCCTGATGGGACAGCAGTCAATTGACAGATAGCGATAATAATCAGCAATATGATGCATCAACCAGTTCAGTCGCTTATTAAGTTCCGACTGCCTTCCGGGGCATTGGAGCGGGGACCGAGACTGTAAATCAACGCGTAACTTCTTCAAACCCCAAAGACGACAGGGTCCCATTGAAGGGCCATCTTCTATATGTCATCCTTCAAGGCTATCTATCGAGTCTAAACATGCAAAATTACCAAGTCTCCAATTAGCCGGTCAtgtctctcttccttcctcttctcctcactGCATCGTCTCGTCAGCAAATTAGTCGCCCGTCTGACCACGCATTATCTGCAAAAGCACTGACCATCTTTCAATTTGATCTGAATAGgcttccatttcttttctccgAGCCCTTCTGCGTAAGTTTTGAGGACCTGCGACAATTAGCACACGTGAAAAATCGGTAATTGACGCAGATATACGAACGCCAGCGTAAAGTTTCTCGGATCTTGGATGCGTAGAAGCAAAAGCCCTCTCCAAGACGTAGAGATCCACGGCGTAGTTTTCGGGGAACTGCGCTTGGGATGACAGGCCAAAATCTATCAAAACCTGTGTTGGACCATTATAAGCTTAATGGACCGTTGCAAGTCGCAGGGCGATAGGAAAGTCTTACAATCTCATATGGACCTGATCCTCCAGGTGTCAAACGTACCATCATATTGGAAGTCGTCAGGTCGCCATGAATGATCATGGTCTTATGCAATCGAGCGAGAGCGGCGCCAATGGATCTCATGAGATGTTCTAGGATCGACTTAGTCGATGATTTGCGAACAGGAATGATAGAGCTCAACTCACCTTGGGTCACACCCAGTTTCTTTAACGCTTTCAGACCCTCGTTCTCTGGTTCTTCTGGTTCCTCACGGACTGGTGTAACTCCAACTTTATTTGaagcctcttcttcgatctCTTGTTCCTCTATCACTTCTACCTCACCCtcagctcctcctccaaggATTTCCCTGACACTCCAGCCTTCTATCCTTTCCATACCAATAACCCCAGCCTTTTCATCTACCCAAACAACTTTCGGTACAGTGACTCCAGCTTTAGCCGCCCGAGCAAGGGCCCTTGCCTCAAAAGTAAGGCGCTGAGAAGTAAGAGAGGCATCAAGTGTAGGGTGTCGATAAGTCTTGGTGAAGCGGTGTTTCAAGATGACTGATGTAGGAGAGGCAGCTGAGGAGGAATCGGAAGAACCAGGGTAGTATGTTGTTGGTTCCGGAAATAGAGATGGCAGAGCATAGACTTTCTGTAGTCAAGGTGTGAGAGACGCCCTGAAGGGAATGGGAGCCGTTACGTACAGCTTCTGCGCCTTGCTTGATTAGCGTTCCCCGGCTAAGTAGAGGTGTGCTGGCCGCCATTCTCGATATATTGAGGTAGAAGTTATTGATGCCAAAGACCAGTGAACAATCAAAATAGCAATTATCGACCGGTCAACAGCAACGAATAATTCGGCCATGAAACTCCGCCTGTCAGGAACATCATGAGTACTCGTACTCATAAAATAGAGTGAAAAGACACAGAAAATCATCATAAAAATAGTATAACCGGCAATGTCCGCTTATGTGGATAAAATATTTAGGGAATTCAAAACAGGAGCGTCGCCTTAAACTGGAGCTCACTAAACCCTCAGGGTCTCAGGGAATTCATCTCAGGGTGGCCCTagaaaagtggaggttAAACCCTAGAATTCCACCGTGGCATTTCTGTTTAAAAAGAGTTTGTGTAAAGAAGTATGAAATTACGTAATTTAGTTTTACTAATTAAGCGATGCGACATGTTACATGACGACTGAGATGCATCTTCTGCTGTTTATACATACCTATGCATAACCACCGCATTCTTGCCCCTCAGTTCCCTAATCATAATCATATTTGGTCCCACTCGTCGATATGCCCCAAGTATCAAAGAAACAGAagcttgagaagaaggcctACAGGATGGCTCGCATCTCAGCTGCTCTCTGTCTACCATATTCAGCTGAGATTAGGATGTTTTATACAACTGTCTCACAGTCTCGATACCTTAAACGCCCTCACCAGTACTCTGTCGTAAGGAATCGAAACTGGAATGCAAGAATCGATTGCATTCATCAACTGCCTGAGAGGGATTTCAAACGCAAGCTCCGAGTCTCCTACCAAGAGTTCCATTCGATTCTTGACCTCATCAAGGACAGTAATGTTTTTATTTCACAAGGACCACGGAAACAAGCCCCTCCTCTGTATCAGCTAACCGTGGCCCTGTATAGATTTGGCCACGAGGGGAATTCTTGCAACGCGTATGAAATCGGCCATAACTTTGACATCTCAGGTATGTGTCTCCAAGGTCATCCCCTATAGGAAACTTGTGCTGACTAAATACAGAGGGCTCATCACTTCTTTGGACGTATAGAGTGATTGAAGCTTTTATGGGTATCGAAGACCAGGTGGTGGTGTGGCCggatgaaagaggaaggtcTTGCATTGCTAATACCTTCGACGAAGAAAGATTGCCCGGTGGTTGCGTGGGGGTCATGGATGGCTGCCTAATTCCGTTTGCCATCAAACCCCCGAGACCAGATGCCTCGGACTTTTTCTCTTATAAATCCAGATATGGATTTTCAATCCTAGCCGTTTGCGATGATAAAATGCGGATCACATTCGCCCAGTATGGGTTCCCGGCTTCTTGTCATGATGCACGGGTTTACAATAGCTCCATCCTCTCGAGCCAATCCCACCGGTTCTTCGCCCCAGGCCAGTATGTGGTAGCTGATTCAGCGTTCCCTGTTGGAGACCATTGTATATCTCTGTTCAAAACCCCCCGTAATGCAGCTCGCTTAGGTGAATCGGAAGTGAGTTAGTGATCCCCTGCGGACATTTCAGGTGAACTGACATCTACTTTCAACAGAGAGTCTTTAACCAAAGGGCAGCTGGCGTTCGTGTCTCAATTGAACATACTTTTGGTATACTCAAGAGTCGATGGCAGTCACTTCGAGGTTTGCGACTACTGATTCGAGATCGATTTGATGAGGGAATCGCATCATGCTGGATTCGTTCTTGCGTGATCCTTCACAATCTTCTAATTGCCACAGGCGAGTGGTACATAAGCggcgaaggagatgagatggatcGCGAGGATGCTGAATACCGaaggcaagggcaagacgaagaggagcgCATATTACTGCAAGGTAATGgtcctcatcgtcgccATCAAGTTATGCACTTGATGGGCTTAGTTTAGAGCCAACAATCGGGGGAGAGAGCCGGACCAAATCAGATGTGCGAACTACTATGCATGTTTTATTCCTTGATGGCAAAACCTTTTACATTTGTCTGTTTTCGTTCCATTCTTTCAGGTCATCGGTTGCCTTCTTTTTGGCTTCCTCATACGAGGCCCCTTCCGCCTTGTGGAGCGCCAAAAACTCCTTCCACATATCAAAATCGACTTTTTTAACCTCTGCAAGAgctctcttttcctcggCAGCAACGCCCTCCTTGAGGATCGCATGCTTCGCTTCTTGCATGCGAAGAAGATCCTTGTGTCTCCTCTCGGAGTTTGCCTCGCTTGCCTCGGCGAGCAACTGTAGTTGGTCTTCGGCGCTACAAGCTTTGGCCCTCGCATTTACAGAGAGGACTCGTTGCCTCGAGAGAGCGCCGGAAGGAGAGACACCAGATTCAGAGGCTGAGCTAGGGATATGGACAGAAGGAGCGGTCGAAGTAGATGCCCTGTCTGCGATAACCTCGGGACGATCGGGGCAAGCGGGAACTGGCATAGTGACAAGACCCTGGGTGCGTATCGATTGAGAGGGGCCTGATGATGTGACATCTGCGATGGCTGCAGCTGAATAGCAAGTCAATAGTACAAACAAAGAATAGAAATAGACTGGAAACCGATTCACTTTCGTGATGGAGGTCAGTATCCCATTGGACAatatcatcgtcatcgccctcctcctcttccttctcctgcctgattctcttcctcaacctctcACGATCCTGgtcctcatcttcgtccagAGTCGAGTGCCCAGGTTCAACCATAGCAGCGGCCGAGTGCGACATGATCGGCATCAGCTCACTATACCAAGGGCAAATGCTAATGGCGTCATCTGGGTAAAAACATTCGTCAATAAGTGAACATGACAAATGATGGAAAAGGCGCAAAACATGAGACTCACTGCCATTAGGCCCCCCCGAACCTGTTTTGTTGATCTCATCGTTTGCACTTTTGAAGGTGCTCCACATTCTTTTAATCTATATATGTTTTGCCAGTTGAGGACATATAAGACTAGAGACAACACTGTCTGTACCCACCTGTCTCAAAACAGACTGCACGTCGCGATTAGTGGCGCACCCCTTCTGGACGAGATACTCCAGAGCAACTTTACTCCAGTGCTCCCTGGTTTTTCCTGTCACATTGTCTGATTTCCATCTATAGAACATCAAAGTCCCATCTGAGTCAGGCGTACCCAGCCAGTCGATCAAATGGTCATTGGCGTTACGCTGGTCATTGCCAAGGTCATTCTCCCAGTTTATTGTTCgctgcctttttcctttggtaGCAGAGTCGGCCTGACTGCTGTCCTGACCTTGTGTTGTTGCGgattcttttcctttgtgCATGATATATGTAGAGTGATGTGTCAGAGCtaaagaagatggaaggtAGAAACAGATTTTTGCTCCACACATGCAGACTACTTGTAGGCGCGTTTTCTCCTTCGTTCGTTGGAGATAAGGATCCGCATCATGTTTAAGACCATCTTAAATTTAAGTCGGGCGTCAGACCCCTACCTTAAACTTAAGACCAAAAATTAAAAAAATTACCTGGAAAGGAAGATTTTGAAGTTGCCGCAAGACCCCGCCGCCTTAAATTTCAGATCCCAGTTAAGGGTCTATAAGGGTTCAAAAAGGGTCCAAAGAGGTTAAATTCTTACGTAAAATGACGACTTCTGACTTAAACCAGGTTTAAGGAGGTCTTAAACGCTGTTTTGAATTCCCTCAATAACTGTTCtgatcttctttttgtcgcttcttctttgcagGCTGCTGCATCCTGCCTGCATCCTGCGTCTTCGCCctggatggaagaagaaaagcaaTATAGAATATAGCATCGATGCAAGGAACCATGAGACCTGCTAAATGGACCGCAAAAGTACAATTCCATACAGATGTAGCTTCTTTTCTGAGATCCTTGTGATTAT
This genomic interval carries:
- a CDS encoding Bud32 protein kinase is translated as MAASTPLLSRGTLIKQGAEAKVYALPSLFPEPTTYYPGSSDSSSAASPTSVILKHRFTKTYRHPTLDASLTSQRLTFEARALARAAKAGVTVPKVVWVDEKAGVIGMERIEGWSVREILGGGAEGEVEVIEEQEIEEEASNKVGVTPVREEPEEPENEGLKALKKLGVTQEHLMRSIGAALARLHKTMIIHGDLTTSNMMVRLTPGGSGPYEIVLIDFGLSSQAQFPENYAVDLYVLERAFASTHPRSEKLYAGVLKTYAEGLGEKKWKPIQIKLKDVRRRGRKRDMTG